The Bemisia tabaci chromosome 8, PGI_BMITA_v3 genome has a segment encoding these proteins:
- the LOC109033377 gene encoding uncharacterized protein yields the protein MSKSWHFFSRCGTKRTYLSKRRTPRNTPPHWRRILKNARLSPSPRPVRRAIRLDSEPTRTECETCSPETLKQIGEAQRREAEIDAHELVTEYHRPAGRDENISKLKHRRIVDIGHLITEARKLEGHECTKNPRNGHFSFQKEVHNGLHSTLHFKCYSCDDTKQIETVTAGPEELNNSAVLGLLAIGKGHEHGDELTTFLDVPFMARNTYTKVEERVGDRLIEKLTDDMKRAGEAEKALAIARGDVDADGVPYITVVVDAGWSHRSHGHRYSAKSGCAVVVGKATGKLLSLNVRNKYCYICAVAERSKRAWPEHTCYKNWEGSSSAMEPDMIVQSFIESEEVHGLRYKKFIGDGDSSVFSHLQEKVLSYGRQIIKVECVNHLLKNVTKRLFELQKGLEKQAKARLEQDKAANPSQQQPKQRGRNKEKEFLTNNRIKTIGKTVRRMIKTLSLENAPRSVISEVIQNLGRHCIGDHSKCQQKFCDKSGVVEKNELATDFVVQLSNIISGLTRHTTSIMEYQTTNKCESFMHLGTKFNGSKDVFYCRRGSYTYRTFGAGHLFQHGHGWRGKFYRHMTGKSPGSHMKRKDIMRTRRCIRHAGYKLEKRQQQPTVDSPLPSGSDSDPDSPNSPVNPSADYGVTCRKPDMPEEEIKKQILILTEALKVDEVRRAFIEEITRGQSDCDEWFKERLYRCTASLFGYLFKRAAYWGVMVYKAYYAPELSTPAINWGKDNEDLALQKFVEVRGLQVTKCGLFVDLERSYLAASPDALVVGQNSIVEIKCPYSARLLTIREAAIQKKDFYLKIDSQTKELYLKQNHIYYYQIQGELAITGRKLCYFVVWTPLDVHIEEIKFNQSLWADEMLPVLDYFFKNHLAVEIVDPRRSRKMPLRDTKEEEAWYQKRGLPVPTYEKRPEKVKKNQKKNPKKNSKKPQKIQKRPRKRQGEVSDILDDCGVQPLDCSVEATDSSQSVVTIRHPPRSNPTFLINAHLMPDQLLLDNRPYHISNTCAFDSVVSIIARALQENARYHEEAKLFQDNPVMSVAFLLIEGLNRAKIHEARGKVIVASQLGTRTANGEAILINCEGFMDGIAAMFETAPSLKRKEVCLSGDCGWNQELGIAYVNPEIADTRYLQVGAVQCLVDCCKFQTELSKICSNCKATPTMTYFKMGIHVLLMVDTYSDGSLKAVYPDHPGRCRIVDMDTSIVMDRRRYV from the exons ATGAGTAAATCTTGGCATTTTTTTTCTAGGTGCGGTACTAAGAGAACATATCTGTCTAAAAGGCGTACTCCAAGGAACACACCACCTCATTGGAGACGCATTTTAAAGAATGCTAGATTGAGTCCATCACCGAGGCCAGTGAGGCGTGCCATTCGCTTAGATTCAGAGCCAACAAGGACCGAATGTGAAACTTGTTCACCAGAAACTTTGAAGCAAATCGGGGAAGCCCAAAGAAG AGAAGCTGAAATCGATGCGCACGAATTGGTAACTGAATACCACAGGCCAGCCGGTAGAgatgaaaacatttcaaaattaaagcacaGGCGAATCGTAGATATTGGGCATCTGATTACAGAGGCAAGGAAACTGGAGGGGCATGAATGTACCAAAAATCCAAGAAATGGCCATTTCTCATTTCAGAAGGAAGTCCACAATGGTCTGCACAGCACTTTGCATTTCAAGTGTTACAGTTGCGATGATACTAAACAAATCGAAACAGTCACTGCAGGTCCAGAGGAGCTTAATAACAGTGCCGTTTTGGGCTTGTTGGCAATAGGAAAGGGCCATGAACATGGAGATGAGCTGACAACTTTCCTTGATGTGCCATTCATGGCTCGAAACACATATACTAAAGTGGAGGAGAGAGTTGGCGAT CGCTTGATTGAAAAACTGACGGACGATATGAAACGAGCTGGAGAAGCGGAGAAGGCCCTTGCTATTGCACGAGGCGATGTAGATGCTGATGGAGTTCCGTATATAACTGTTGTTGTCGATGCAGGATGGTCCCATCGCAGTCATGGACACCGGTATTCAGCAAAATCTGGCTGTGCGGTAGTTGTTGGGAAGGCAACTGGGAAGCTCCTGTCCCTCAATGTGAGAAACAAGTATTGTTATATCTGCGCAGTAGCTGAGCGCAGCAAACGAGCCTGGCCAGAGCATACGTGCTATAAAAACTGGGAAGGCTCATCCTCAGCAATGGAGCCGGATATGATTGTTCAGTCGTTTATAGAGAGCGAGGAGGTGCATGGGCTGCGGTACAAGAAATTTATAGGCGATGGTGATAGCAGCGTTTTTTCTCACCTCCAAGAGAAAGTTTTAAGTTATGGTCGTCAGATAATTAAAGTTGAATGCGTTAACCATCTGCTGAAAAACGTAACAAAACGCTTATTCGAGCTCCAAAAGGGGCTTGAGAAACAAGCAAAGGCAAGACTTGAGCAAGACAAGGCAGCAAACCCCTCCCAGCAGCAGCCCAAACAACGAGGCAGAAACAAGGAAAAAGAGTTCCTCACCAACAATAGAATAAAGACGATAGGAAAAACAGTAAGGAGGATGATCAAAACGCTATCACTTGAGAATGCTCCTCGATCAGTAATTTCCGAGGTCATCCAGAACCTCGGAAGGCACTGCATTGGAGACCACTCCAAATGCCAACAGAAGTTTTGCGACAAGAGCGGGGTCGTGGAGAAAAACGAGCTTGCAACTGATTTTGTTGTTCAACTTTCCAACATAATCAGTGGTTTGACTCGCCACACCACAAGCATAATGGAGTATCAAACGACCAACAAGTGCGAGAGTTTTATGCACTTAGGCACAAAATTCAACGGGTCCAAAGATGTATTTTACTGCCGGAGAGGCTCGTACACTTACAGGACATTTGGTGCCGGTCACCTGTTCCAACACGGACATGGATGGCGGGGAAAATTCTATCGCCACATGACTGGAAAGAGTCCTGGGAGCCACATGAAGCGAAAGGATATCATGCGCACTCGGCGATGCATTCGGCACGCTGGGTACAAATTGGAGAAACGCCAACAACAGCCCACTGTGGATTCGCCCCTACCATCAGGCTCTGACTCTGATCCCGATAGTCCAAACTCGCCTGTGAATCCTTCTGCGGACTATGGCGTGACCTGTCGAAAGCCAGATATGCCAGAAGAAGAGATTAAGAAGCAAATTTTGATACTTACGGAAGCTCTCAAAGTGGACGAAGTAAGAAGAGCGTTCATAGAAGAAATCACTCGTGGGCAATCAGATTGTGATGAATGGTTCAAGGAGAGACTATATAGATGCACTGCTTCTCTCTTTGGATACCTTTTTAAAAGGGCTGCATACTGGGGAGTCATGGTTTATAAAGCATACTATGCCCCTGAGCTATCAACACCGGCAATAAATTGGGGAAAAGACAACGAAGATTTGGCACTACAAAAGTTTGTAGAGGTACGTGGCCTACAGGTAACTAAATGCGGCCTATTCGTGGACCTGGAGAGGTCGTACTTAGCAGCCTCACCCGACGCCCTTGTTGTTGGCCAAAACAGTATTGTGGAAATTAAATGTCCTTACAGTGCAAGGCTCCTGACCATCAGAGAGGCAGCAATCCAGAAAAAGGATTTCTATTTAAAAATCGACTCACAAACCAAAGAATTGTACCTTAAGCAAAATCACATCTACTATTATCAAATTCAGGGAGAATTGGCAATCACTGGGAGGAAACTGTGCTATTTTGTTGTGTGGACACCGTTAGATGTGCACATTGAAGAAATCAAATTCAATCAAAGTTTGTGGGCCGATGAGATGCTACCGGtccttgattatttttttaaaaatcatctgGCTGTGGAGATTGTAGATCCTCGACGGAGCAGAAAAATGCCTCTTCGTGATACCAAGGAGGAAGAAGCATGGTACCAGAAGAGAGGATTGCCGGTGCCAACCTACGAAAAACGCCctgaaaaagtgaagaaaaatcagaagaagaaCCCAAAGAAGAACTCCAAGAAGccccaaaaaatccaaaagagACCAAGGAAGAGACAAGGAGAAGTTTCTGATATTCTTGATGACTGCGGTGTTCAGCCATTGGATTGCAGTGTTGAAGCTACAGACAGCAGCCAGAGCGTCGTTACGATTCGACACCCTCCAAGGAGTAATCCAACCTTCCTGATTAATGCTCATCTTATGCCAGACCAATTGCTACTTGATAATCGTCCATATCATATTTCAAACACCTGTGCATTTGATTCTGTTGTTTCCATCATTGCCCGAGCCTTGCAGGAAAATGCACGATATCATGAGGAAGCCAAGCTTTTCCAAGATAATCCCGTTATGAGTGTAGCTTTTCTGCTCATTGAAGGCCTTAATAGAGCAAAAATTCATGAGGCAAGAGGGAAAGTTATTGTGGCATCTCAGCTAGGCACAAGAACAGCGAATGGCGAAGCTATCTTAATCAACTGCGAAGGATTCATGGATGGTATCGCAGCGATGTTTGAGACAGCTCCTTCTCTCAAACGGAAAGAGGTGTGCTTATCTGGAGATTGTGGCTGGAATCAGGAACTTGGCATTGCATACGTCAACCCTGAGATTGCCGATACAAGGTATTTGCAGGTTGGCGCTGTGCAATGCCTTGTTGACTGCTGCAAATTCCAAACCGAACTCAGCAAGATTTGTTCGAATTGCAAAGCCACGCCTACGATGACCTACTTCAAGATGGGTATCCACGTGCTCTTGATGGTCGATACGTATAGTGATGGCTCACTCAAGGCTGTGTATCCAGACCATCCAGGCCGCTGCAGGATAGTGGACATGGACACATCGATTGTCATGGACAGAAGGAGGTATGTGTGA